Within the Candidatus Flexicrinis proximus genome, the region GAGCGGTGGACCCGTGTGGACGACCTGCTGGCTTCCTTCATCGGCCCCAGCGACGACCTCGGTCCGCGGATCGTACTGCCGATCATGCGGGAAGTGTACGGCGAAGACCTCCCGCTCGCCGCGCTCGCGGACGAAGCGCTCACCGATCAGGTGGTCGCGCGGCTGCTGGCGCTGTCGGAGCCGAAGATCAACAGTAGAGTGCGTGAGTTCCCGGGAGCAAGGCCCCAAGCACGGGTTGTGCATCTTTGGTCAGCGCTTTACGTTCGATGCCTACGCCATGCAAATCCTGGTCTATTCGAATGTCGGCACGTGGGATCGTCCACGTACCTTGCCGATGGTCGAGGACGTGGCGGCGGTGCTGGGCAGCTATCTGGCGTTCGCCGTCACCGACGCGGCCGGCGCGACCGACTTCCTGCACTACACCGAATACCTCGGCGAACTGCGCGAAGAGGTCAACACGATCACCGCCGAGGCGTGGCAGGAGACGCTGTACGGCGGGTGGCTGTCGGCGCTTCAGCCGCTGCTGGTGAGAACCGACACACAATATCCACCGATGATGCGGGCCGACGCATGGAAGTACAAGGACCTCAACACGTTCGCCGGCAGCTACACCCAGATCAAGCACGCCACAGTGCTTTATGCAAAGCAATCCCCCGAAACCCTACCCGAAGCCCCACCATGTCGTTGAGCCCAATCCATTGGTGTTCGCCCGTATCGCGATTTCTGGCAGGAACACTACGTTCGTCGCTGAGATCAGTCGATGGCTCCGGGTGAATTGACCGGTCTCTGCGCCGATCTCGTCAAACTAGCTTCGAAGCTTGCCGCCGAGGCCGCGCGTGAGCTTCGCGGCGAGCCGATCCTCGAAACGAATGACGGCCTTTTTGGCGATTTCCACGCAATTTCTCAGGACGTTCAGGAATTCTTGGATCCCGCTTGGCTGAACGACGATACAGACCCGTTTGATTGGGATACTGCCGATGGCACCGTCGAAATCGCAAGCGATCGGGATTTGCCGGACTGGTTAAGGCGCGCCAGTCTCGGCGCTGCTGGCGACTCAGGCGTTTCAGGTGCTAAACCGCGCGGTGATGGCATCATCGCGGATATCGCGAGCGACCCGAACCGCGGAAAAGTCCTCTATTCCGCCATCGGCAACGTCGATACGCTGTGGGTGGTGACCGACAGCCCATACGGCTTGCAGTTGACGCGCGGGTTCGTCTACAGCACGTACCAGTTCACCGGCGACATCCAGTCGCGGCTGACCGACGACGACTGGCGCGCGCGGTCGAGGCGGGCGATCTGCCGCCGCGCCAAGCTGGTCGAGCACGTACGTGGCGCCGTAAAACAACCGGGGGTTGCGCGAGCGACAAAGGCGATCGGACGCGGCCGATGACTCCAGGCCATC harbors:
- a CDS encoding DUF3160 domain-containing protein codes for the protein MSSREQGPKHGLCIFGQRFTFDAYAMQILVYSNVGTWDRPRTLPMVEDVAAVLGSYLAFAVTDAAGATDFLHYTEYLGELREEVNTITAEAWQETLYGGWLSALQPLLVRTDTQYPPMMRADAWKYKDLNTFAGSYTQIKHATVLYAKQSPETLPEAPPCR
- a CDS encoding DUF3160 domain-containing protein, with protein sequence MAPGELTGLCADLVKLASKLAAEAARELRGEPILETNDGLFGDFHAISQDVQEFLDPAWLNDDTDPFDWDTADGTVEIASDRDLPDWLRRASLGAAGDSGVSGAKPRGDGIIADIASDPNRGKVLYSAIGNVDTLWVVTDSPYGLQLTRGFVYSTYQFTGDIQSRLTDDDWRARSRRAICRRAKLVEHVRGAVKQPGVARATKAIGRGR